A part of Gemmatimonas groenlandica genomic DNA contains:
- the lpdA gene encoding dihydrolipoyl dehydrogenase, producing MALFDVIILGGGPAGYVCAIRCAQLGMQVAVIEREALGGTCVLWGCIPAKSLLESAGLAVKLGKAAEHGITIDGITLDFGPAMKRSRSISAQNSKGVEFLFKKYKVQWIRGEGVIEKGKKVSVTLADGKKETHEAKKAVVIATGSRVKGLPQAGLELDKNVVLSSDDVLVAEKAPASMVVVGAGAVGVEFADVFAAFGTKVTMVEVAPTILPIEDADCSAELAKAFKKRKIDVLTGAKITSTKVTKTGATLVVEAGGTTHTLEVEKVLVAAGRAPNVEKIGLEAVGIAKSERGFVKINPKFETNVSGYYAIGDVAGNQMLAHKGSREGHVLADLLGGEHPHLVNYNNIPSCTYCHPEVASIGLTEQACKDQKLDYKVGKFPFSANGRARTSGETDGFVKIIRDAKYGEILGAHIVGAHATEIIHELVVARENEFTVEEIDLAVHAHPTLSEAIGEAVLDSLGKMLHA from the coding sequence ATGGCTTTGTTCGACGTCATTATTCTTGGCGGCGGTCCCGCCGGCTACGTCTGCGCCATCCGCTGCGCCCAGCTGGGCATGCAGGTGGCCGTTATCGAACGCGAAGCGCTCGGCGGCACCTGCGTGCTGTGGGGCTGCATCCCGGCCAAGTCGCTGCTCGAAAGCGCCGGCCTCGCGGTCAAGCTCGGCAAGGCCGCCGAACACGGCATCACCATCGACGGCATCACGCTCGACTTCGGCCCGGCGATGAAGCGCTCACGCAGCATCAGCGCTCAGAACTCCAAGGGTGTCGAGTTTCTGTTCAAGAAGTACAAGGTGCAGTGGATCCGCGGTGAAGGCGTGATCGAGAAGGGCAAGAAGGTGAGCGTCACGCTTGCCGACGGAAAGAAGGAGACGCACGAGGCCAAGAAGGCCGTGGTGATCGCCACCGGATCGCGCGTGAAGGGGCTGCCGCAGGCTGGCCTCGAGCTCGACAAGAACGTCGTGCTCTCCAGCGACGACGTGCTCGTCGCCGAGAAGGCGCCGGCGTCGATGGTGGTGGTGGGCGCCGGTGCGGTCGGCGTGGAGTTCGCCGACGTATTTGCCGCCTTCGGCACGAAGGTCACGATGGTCGAAGTCGCTCCCACGATTCTCCCCATCGAAGACGCCGATTGCAGCGCGGAACTCGCGAAGGCGTTCAAGAAGCGCAAGATCGACGTCCTCACCGGCGCCAAGATCACGAGCACCAAGGTCACGAAGACGGGGGCCACGCTGGTCGTCGAAGCCGGCGGCACCACGCACACGCTGGAAGTCGAGAAGGTGCTGGTGGCGGCCGGGCGCGCGCCGAACGTCGAGAAGATCGGCCTCGAGGCGGTGGGCATCGCCAAGTCGGAACGCGGCTTCGTGAAAATCAACCCGAAGTTCGAGACCAACGTGTCGGGCTACTACGCCATCGGCGATGTGGCCGGCAATCAGATGCTGGCCCATAAGGGCTCACGCGAAGGGCACGTGCTGGCCGATCTGCTGGGCGGCGAGCATCCGCATCTCGTGAACTACAACAACATCCCGAGCTGCACGTACTGCCATCCGGAAGTCGCCAGCATCGGCCTCACCGAGCAGGCGTGCAAGGATCAGAAGCTCGATTACAAAGTGGGCAAGTTCCCGTTCTCGGCGAACGGCCGCGCACGCACCAGCGGAGAGACTGACGGCTTCGTGAAGATCATCCGTGACGCGAAGTACGGTGAGATCCTGGGCGCACACATCGTGGGCGCGCACGCCACCGAGATCATTCACGAGCTCGTGGTCGCCCGCGAAAACGAGTTCACCGTCGAAGAGATCGACCTCGCGGTCCACGCCCACCCTACGCTCAGCGAAGCGATCGGCGAAGCGGTGCTGGATTCGTTGGGGAAGATGCTGCACGCGTAA
- the lipB gene encoding lipoyl(octanoyl) transferase LipB yields MSLYVLDLGLTPYDVAWSLQKRAALARSAGTLDQDLLILVQHPPVVTLGRSTKPGNLLVTPEYLASRGVELRDVERGGDVTIHEPGQLVAYPIIDLKRHKQDLHWYLRQVEESIILALRTFGLETSRVAGLTGVWREDAGERRKLASIGVHARDWVTWHGVALNVENDLSTFDHVVPCGIDQVQMSTVARESAVAGLRTPSLGEVSHAVAGGVASVFGLTPERVTLESLNAMF; encoded by the coding sequence ATGTCTCTGTACGTCCTGGATCTCGGCCTCACCCCCTACGACGTCGCGTGGTCGCTGCAGAAGCGCGCGGCGTTGGCGCGCAGCGCGGGCACGCTCGATCAGGATCTGCTCATTCTGGTGCAGCATCCACCGGTGGTAACGCTGGGGCGGAGTACGAAGCCCGGCAATCTGTTGGTGACACCCGAGTATCTGGCCTCGCGCGGCGTGGAACTGCGCGATGTCGAGCGCGGTGGCGACGTGACCATCCACGAGCCGGGGCAACTGGTGGCCTACCCTATCATTGATCTCAAGCGCCACAAACAGGACCTGCATTGGTATCTGCGGCAGGTCGAAGAATCGATCATACTGGCACTGCGCACGTTTGGCCTCGAGACGAGTCGCGTGGCGGGCCTCACGGGCGTCTGGAGGGAGGACGCCGGCGAGCGGCGCAAGCTGGCCAGCATCGGCGTCCACGCGCGCGATTGGGTCACGTGGCACGGCGTGGCGCTCAACGTAGAGAACGATCTGTCGACCTTCGACCACGTGGTGCCCTGCGGCATCGATCAGGTGCAAATGAGCACTGTCGCGCGCGAGAGCGCGGTCGCCGGGTTGCGGACACCGTCGTTGGGCGAGGTATCACACGCGGTCGCGGGGGGAGTGGCGTCGGTGTTCGGACTCACGCCCGAGCGGGTGACGCTGGAATCGTTGAACGCGATGTTCTAA